The following proteins are co-located in the Nonlabens ponticola genome:
- the fumC gene encoding class II fumarate hydratase, whose protein sequence is MEYRIDKDTIGEVKVPADKLWGAQTQRSRENFKIGPAGSMPLEIIYGFAYLKKAAAYTNAELGVLSEEKRDQIAAVCDEILDGKHDDEFPLVIWQTGSGTQSNMNVNEVIANRAHQLAGKTIGEGEKTLQPNDDVNKSQSSNDTFPTGMHIAIYKKVVEQTIPGIIQLRNTLHNKSIEFDEVVKIGRTHMMDATPLTLGQEFSGYVSQLDHGIIALENTLDHMSELALGGTAVGTGLNTPDGYDVKVAQYIADFTELPFKTAANKFEALAAHDALVETHGALKQVAVSLNKIANDIRMLASGPRSGIGEITIPANEPGSSIMPGKVNPTQCEAITMVCAQVMGNDVTVTVGGTQGHYELNVFKPVMAAAVLQSATLIADACRSFEENCAAGIEPNHDRIKNLLDNSLMLVTALNTKIGYYKAAEIANKAHEEGTTLKAAAVATGYLTAEEFDEWVKPEDMVGRR, encoded by the coding sequence ATGGAATACCGCATAGATAAAGACACGATAGGTGAAGTAAAAGTCCCAGCCGACAAGCTATGGGGCGCGCAAACACAGCGTTCTCGAGAAAACTTCAAAATAGGACCGGCCGGCAGCATGCCACTTGAAATCATTTACGGATTTGCTTACTTGAAAAAAGCAGCTGCTTACACAAATGCTGAGCTAGGCGTGCTGAGCGAGGAAAAACGTGATCAAATTGCAGCGGTTTGTGATGAAATATTAGACGGTAAGCATGATGATGAATTCCCTCTTGTGATCTGGCAAACAGGATCAGGTACACAGTCCAACATGAATGTGAATGAGGTGATTGCCAACCGCGCACATCAACTTGCTGGGAAAACCATAGGTGAAGGCGAGAAAACCTTACAGCCCAATGATGACGTGAATAAATCACAAAGTAGTAATGATACGTTCCCGACAGGAATGCACATTGCGATCTATAAGAAGGTGGTTGAACAAACCATTCCTGGAATCATCCAGCTACGTAACACACTACATAATAAGAGTATCGAATTTGACGAGGTAGTGAAAATAGGTCGTACACATATGATGGATGCGACACCATTGACGTTGGGACAAGAGTTTTCTGGGTATGTATCGCAATTGGATCACGGTATCATCGCACTAGAAAATACGCTAGACCACATGAGCGAACTCGCGCTGGGTGGTACGGCTGTTGGCACAGGACTCAACACACCAGATGGTTATGATGTTAAGGTAGCCCAATACATCGCAGACTTTACTGAACTGCCGTTTAAAACAGCAGCCAATAAATTTGAAGCATTAGCGGCACACGATGCTCTTGTAGAAACTCATGGCGCTCTCAAGCAGGTGGCTGTATCATTAAATAAAATTGCAAACGACATAAGAATGCTTGCCAGTGGTCCACGCAGTGGTATTGGAGAAATTACCATTCCAGCAAACGAACCTGGATCATCCATCATGCCTGGTAAGGTAAACCCAACACAATGCGAGGCTATCACTATGGTTTGCGCGCAAGTTATGGGTAATGACGTGACGGTTACTGTAGGTGGAACACAAGGTCACTATGAACTTAATGTATTCAAACCAGTTATGGCAGCAGCTGTCTTACAAAGCGCTACTTTAATTGCCGATGCATGCCGCAGTTTTGAAGAAAACTGTGCGGCTGGTATTGAACCCAATCACGATCGTATCAAGAATCTACTCGATAATTCTTTGATGCTAGTAACAGCCTTGAATACAAAAATAGGTTACTACAAAGCCGCTGAAATTGCTAATAAAGCTCATGAAGAAGGAACTACTCTTAAAGCTGCAGCCGTCGCAACTGGCTACCTAACTGCTGAGGAATTTGACGAATGGGTTAAACCTGAAGACATGGTCGGTAGACGATAG
- the ccsA gene encoding cytochrome c biogenesis protein CcsA translates to MKDRIKAFLFSTRTMSILLLVFAISMAVGTFIENSYDTPTSKLWVYNEWWFSLLMLWLMINFIYNIKRYNLWQWKKWATLTLHLSWILIIIGAGITRYVSFEGMMLIREGAVEDTFLSTETYFDVVIQGTDPDGNPMQREVMEEMLISQYDYKRKETFDFYDKDIVITVDSLIYDAVEGLKPVENGGDRFLKIVEAGGGNRHDHLLKDGEKASIHGVLFGVNLDPDLAEKEGVINIIENWNGYQLQTPFAGDYMRMADQQEGEVFQDSIQPLQLRSLYSVAGMQFVIPDPILEGEVGIIESPEPTEAKALGLFGTIAVGDDVQPLELRGGKGMLTDYSSFKLDDMDVYVRYGSRERTVPFEIQLDDFIANKYPGTEKGYSSFESQVTVIDPDGTEKKERIYMNNVLDKEGYRFFQSGFDNDEGGTHLSVNHDFWGKTVTYAGYYLLYIGLLALIIDPNTRFGELRRLINRVEKRKAKKLAMIAILMTSGLSFAQTTDHEDHTGHNHAQQQVVQEDHTGHNHEVQDNDTSFENRDGQSTNLDSGEHLYNNPEPAESLAPEVYPEIPRRLLDSIIVLNLVPEAQAERFGRVVVQDEGRMKPMSTLASEILRRVSERDYYEAQVGDSIVKLTPEQTIISMMQLGQLWYEVPLIKLKRGNDSIRDILQIDRSRKYASLMDFLRDKDGERVPYVLNDYLDEANRSDIKTAFQKDFIQTDFAFAILSQVVTGNILKIFPKPDSENDRWYARPELEEAGYTREGDYNFVRDFVPAYTTLLAQGKESGDYLRANTALNSLFEFQRAYGEDVMPSEDKIEAEILYNKYDVFKKLHLWYYWFGIFMLILLITQIIKPMKEIGWAITFHKYVIIGIFVVHMAALIIRWYLSGHAPWSDAYESLIYVAWATMAFGLAFGRKSKMTIASTAIVVAIILMVASWNWLDPSISNLQPVLDSYWLMIHVAVIVGSYGPFALGMILGLVSFLLMIFTTAKNKDIMDLNIKEITYINEIALTVGLIMLTIGNFLGGMWANESWGRYWGWDPKETWALISIFVYAFVLHLRLVPGLKGRWTFNLWSILAFYSVLMTYFGVNFYLSGLHSYASGDQIFSYNAIVISLVVIGVIAGFARWREKKYYGNKRLK, encoded by the coding sequence AGACCGTATCAAGGCGTTTTTATTTTCTACAAGAACGATGTCTATTTTGCTACTGGTTTTTGCGATAAGCATGGCCGTAGGAACCTTTATTGAGAATTCTTATGACACGCCTACCTCAAAGCTTTGGGTATATAATGAGTGGTGGTTCTCATTGTTGATGCTGTGGTTAATGATCAATTTTATCTACAATATCAAGCGATATAATCTATGGCAGTGGAAAAAGTGGGCAACGCTGACACTGCACTTGTCGTGGATTCTTATCATAATTGGCGCTGGAATCACTAGATACGTATCTTTTGAAGGAATGATGTTGATACGTGAAGGTGCTGTAGAAGATACGTTCCTGAGTACCGAAACCTATTTTGACGTTGTCATCCAGGGAACTGATCCAGATGGCAATCCCATGCAACGTGAGGTCATGGAAGAGATGCTCATCTCACAATATGATTACAAGCGCAAGGAGACATTTGATTTTTATGATAAGGACATCGTGATTACGGTAGATTCTTTGATTTATGATGCCGTGGAAGGTTTAAAACCGGTTGAAAATGGTGGTGACAGATTCCTGAAAATTGTTGAGGCTGGTGGCGGAAACAGGCATGATCACCTTCTCAAGGATGGTGAGAAAGCAAGTATTCATGGTGTATTATTCGGTGTGAATCTTGATCCAGATCTAGCTGAAAAAGAAGGCGTGATCAACATTATTGAGAACTGGAACGGCTATCAATTGCAAACGCCATTTGCTGGCGATTATATGCGCATGGCAGACCAGCAAGAAGGCGAGGTCTTCCAGGATTCCATACAGCCATTGCAATTGCGATCCCTATATAGTGTTGCAGGAATGCAGTTTGTGATACCTGATCCTATACTTGAAGGTGAGGTTGGTATCATTGAAAGCCCAGAACCTACCGAAGCAAAAGCACTAGGACTTTTTGGAACCATCGCTGTGGGCGATGATGTCCAGCCGCTAGAATTGCGTGGTGGTAAAGGAATGCTGACAGATTATTCCAGCTTTAAACTGGATGATATGGATGTGTATGTACGCTACGGATCAAGAGAACGTACGGTGCCATTTGAAATACAGCTGGATGATTTTATCGCCAATAAATATCCAGGTACTGAAAAAGGATACAGTTCTTTTGAAAGTCAGGTAACGGTAATCGATCCAGATGGCACCGAAAAGAAGGAACGCATTTATATGAATAACGTACTTGATAAAGAAGGCTATCGATTTTTCCAGTCTGGATTTGATAATGATGAAGGTGGAACACATCTATCTGTCAATCATGATTTTTGGGGTAAGACAGTTACTTATGCTGGATATTATCTATTGTACATAGGGTTGCTGGCATTGATAATCGATCCTAATACACGATTTGGTGAATTGCGCAGGCTTATCAATAGAGTAGAAAAGCGCAAGGCTAAAAAGCTGGCCATGATTGCAATATTAATGACTAGTGGATTATCGTTTGCACAAACGACAGATCATGAAGATCATACTGGTCATAACCATGCACAACAACAAGTGGTGCAGGAAGATCACACCGGACATAATCATGAAGTTCAAGATAACGATACATCGTTTGAAAATCGAGATGGTCAAAGTACCAATCTAGACTCAGGAGAACATTTGTACAATAACCCAGAACCTGCAGAATCTCTAGCTCCAGAAGTATATCCAGAAATACCTAGAAGATTACTGGATAGCATTATTGTCTTGAACCTAGTTCCAGAAGCCCAAGCAGAACGTTTTGGTAGAGTAGTGGTACAGGACGAAGGTCGTATGAAGCCTATGAGTACGCTGGCATCGGAGATTTTACGACGCGTATCTGAACGTGATTATTATGAAGCGCAGGTAGGCGACAGCATTGTGAAATTGACACCAGAGCAAACCATCATCAGTATGATGCAGTTGGGTCAACTATGGTATGAAGTCCCATTGATTAAATTGAAACGAGGTAACGATAGCATACGTGATATTTTGCAGATAGATCGCTCTAGAAAATATGCCAGTTTGATGGACTTTTTGAGAGATAAAGATGGCGAGCGCGTTCCTTATGTACTCAACGATTATCTTGATGAGGCCAATAGATCTGATATTAAAACAGCATTTCAAAAAGATTTTATCCAGACAGATTTTGCTTTTGCCATATTAAGTCAAGTAGTGACAGGAAACATTTTAAAGATATTCCCAAAACCAGATTCTGAAAATGATCGATGGTATGCGAGACCTGAATTAGAAGAAGCTGGATATACGCGTGAAGGCGATTATAATTTTGTTAGAGACTTTGTTCCAGCTTACACGACATTGCTCGCTCAGGGCAAAGAAAGTGGTGATTACTTAAGGGCAAATACTGCTTTGAACAGTCTATTTGAATTTCAACGTGCTTATGGTGAAGACGTCATGCCATCAGAAGACAAAATTGAAGCAGAGATTCTTTATAATAAGTACGATGTCTTTAAGAAACTGCATCTGTGGTATTACTGGTTTGGTATCTTCATGTTGATCCTTTTAATAACGCAGATTATCAAACCTATGAAAGAGATAGGTTGGGCAATAACATTTCATAAATACGTGATCATCGGGATTTTTGTAGTTCACATGGCCGCTCTTATTATAAGATGGTATTTAAGCGGTCACGCACCATGGTCTGATGCTTATGAGAGTTTAATTTACGTAGCTTGGGCAACGATGGCTTTTGGTTTAGCCTTTGGTCGCAAGAGTAAAATGACCATAGCCAGTACGGCCATAGTGGTTGCCATCATCTTGATGGTAGCAAGCTGGAATTGGTTAGATCCTTCTATTTCTAACTTGCAGCCGGTACTGGATTCTTATTGGTTAATGATACACGTGGCTGTCATTGTGGGAAGTTATGGCCCTTTTGCTTTGGGAATGATATTAGGTCTCGTGAGTTTCTTACTTATGATTTTTACCACAGCAAAGAATAAGGATATCATGGATCTTAATATCAAAGAGATCACTTATATCAATGAGATCGCTTTAACGGTAGGTTTGATAATGCTTACCATCGGTAACTTCTTGGGCGGCATGTGGGCAAATGAATCTTGGGGTCGTTATTGGGGTTGGGATCCTAAAGAAACCTGGGCGCTCATCAGCATATTTGTATACGCGTTTGTATTGCACTTGAGACTGGTGCCAGGTTTGAAAGGTCGCTGGACCTTTAACTTGTGGTCCATACTCGCTTTCTACAGCGTTTTGATGACCTACTTTGGTGTGAATTTTTATCTATCAGGATTACATAGCTATGCAAGTGGTGACCAGATCTTTTCTTATAACGCCATAGTCATTTCTCTAGTTGTAATAGGCGTTATAGCAGGATTTGCTAGATGGCGAGAGAAGAAGTATTACGGGAATAAGAGGTTGAAGTAA